A window of Sulfurimonas gotlandica GD1 contains these coding sequences:
- a CDS encoding TolC family protein: protein MRIVLVFVSSYMALFGLTLSESIDLAISNSPKVSISKSNIKYNEYVKDEATGAYHPTLQAGFAWQEHENPTAFTFSPSHNYNLSLKYNIFNGFSDYSTVSSKESEIESAKLEDKAVLADLKLSVTVAYTDYLKKRKSIKAQEEQLTSLTKQYDNTNVRYEQGIVAKNDLLLIDVEKLKAEQALIKAKSDFIVSKSNLENTIAVSIAENENIDDFDASVENVKDIDFLQEQMMKNRSEIKAMMFKSKSLGSQRDAITGNYLPKVNLEASHQINDQERASGTVIYQPKDQTSYGVNVIWDIYSGFRNLAMKKALLEKNNQQNFQLHQLKLDLKNQLIKAYEGFKVAKSAKYVASRAKESAKENYRITSDRYSYGEVDTLTLLVSQSNLTQAVNANNDAYYDLFVAYQTLQRIVSE, encoded by the coding sequence ATGAGAATAGTTTTAGTTTTTGTGTCATCATATATGGCACTCTTTGGATTGACTCTGAGTGAGTCTATAGACTTGGCCATAAGTAACTCTCCAAAAGTTTCAATCTCAAAAAGTAATATAAAATACAATGAGTATGTAAAAGATGAAGCGACTGGAGCTTACCATCCAACTCTTCAAGCAGGATTCGCTTGGCAAGAGCATGAGAACCCAACAGCGTTTACTTTTAGTCCAAGTCATAACTATAACTTGAGTCTAAAATACAACATCTTTAACGGTTTTTCTGATTACTCGACTGTCAGCTCAAAAGAGTCTGAAATTGAATCTGCAAAGCTTGAAGACAAAGCAGTTTTGGCAGACTTGAAACTCTCAGTGACAGTAGCTTATACTGACTATCTGAAAAAGCGAAAGAGCATTAAGGCTCAAGAAGAGCAGTTAACATCTCTTACAAAACAGTATGATAATACAAATGTAAGGTATGAGCAGGGAATAGTTGCAAAGAATGATTTGCTTCTAATAGATGTTGAAAAGCTAAAAGCAGAACAGGCACTCATAAAAGCAAAGAGTGATTTTATAGTTTCAAAGAGTAACTTAGAAAATACTATAGCCGTTAGCATCGCTGAGAACGAGAATATAGATGATTTTGATGCAAGTGTAGAAAATGTAAAAGATATAGATTTTCTTCAAGAGCAGATGATGAAGAATCGTAGTGAGATAAAAGCTATGATGTTTAAAAGTAAGTCACTTGGAAGTCAAAGAGATGCAATAACAGGTAACTATCTGCCAAAGGTAAACTTAGAAGCATCTCATCAGATTAACGATCAAGAGAGAGCCTCAGGTACAGTAATATATCAACCAAAAGACCAGACTTCCTATGGAGTTAACGTTATTTGGGATATATACTCAGGGTTTAGAAATTTAGCTATGAAAAAAGCTCTTTTAGAGAAAAATAATCAGCAAAACTTTCAACTTCATCAACTAAAGCTTGATTTGAAAAACCAACTTATAAAAGCTTATGAGGGTTTTAAAGTTGCAAAGAGTGCTAAGTATGTTGCTTCTCGCGCTAAAGAGAGTGCAAAAGAGAATTACCGTATAACATCTGATAGATACAGTTATGGAGAGGTAGATACTCTGACTCTTTTAGTATCTCAGTCAAATCTGACACAGGCTGTAAATGCAAACAACGATGCATATTATGACCTTTTTGTAGCGTACCAAACTCTACAGAGAATAGTTTCTGAGTAA